The Malus domestica chromosome 13, GDT2T_hap1 genome includes a window with the following:
- the LOC114820986 gene encoding small ribosomal subunit protein eS8-like: protein MGISRDSMHKRRATGGKKKAWRKKRKYELGRQPANTKLSSNKTVRRIRVRGGNVKWRALRLDTGNFSWGSEAVTRKTRLLDVVYNASNNELVRTQTLVKSAIVQVDAAPFKQWYLQHYGVEIGRKKKSSAAKKDTPEEGEGTTEEAKKSNHVTRKLEKRQEGRILDPHIEEQFGGGRLLACISSRPGQCGRCDGYILEGKELEFYMKKLQRKKGKGAGAAA from the exons ATGG GTATCTCACGTGACTCGATGCACAAGCGCCGTGCCACTGGAGGCAAGAAGAAGGCAtggaggaagaagagaaa GTATGAGCTCGGACGTCAGCCTGCTAATACAAAGCTCTCAAGCAACAAGACTGTAAGGAGAATCCGTGTTCGAGGAGGCAATGTGAAGTGGAGAGCTCTCAGGTTGGATACTGGGAACTTCTCGTGGGGCAGCGAAGCCGTTACTCGTAAAACCCGTCTCCTGGATGTTGTATACAATGCCTCAAACAATGAACTTGTTAGAACACAAACTCTGGTGAAAAGTGCCATTGTCCAGGTGGATGCCGCTCCATTTAAGCAGTGGTATCTTCAGCATTATGGAGTTGAAATTGGCAGAAAGAAGAAGTCCAGTGCTGCTAAGAAGGATACCCCAGAG gaaggagaaggaactaCCGAGGAAGCAAAGAAGAGTAATCATGTTACCAGGAAGCTTGAGAAACGTCAGGAAGGTCGCATTCTAGACCCCCATATAGAAGAGCAGTTTGGAGGTGGGAGATTGCTCGCTTGCATATCTTCGCGTCCAGGCCAATGTGGCAGATGTGATGG GTACATCTTGGAAGGTAAGGAACTTGAGTTTTACATGAAGAAGCTCCAGAGGAAGAAGGGAAAGGGTGCTGGCGCTGCTGCATAA